DNA sequence from the Pseudomonas fluorescens Q2-87 genome:
GTGAGCGTCTGAAAGACTTCAATAAGGATGGCATTCCGCCGGGTTCCTCCTGATTGAAGCGATTTCCAACGAACTTATCGATCCTTGTTAAGAAAGCAAGGTAGAGGTTTGTCTCGACGTAAAAAAGCCCTACATCAATGTAGGGCTTTTGATTATTTCTTAAGTTGCCGGCGAACATCTATGACCGCCGATCCAACGGCTTTCACGGCTGCCTTGAGCTCGTCTTCGGTGACGCCGAGCTCTTTCGTCCAGTATCTGACTTCCCACTCTTCGGAGGTGCTGATGCGGCTGCGGTCTTGCGGTCCGCGGTTGCTCAAGTCGTCTGCCATTGTAGAGCTCCTGGGTAAGCCTGGTAACACCAGGCGACACCCAGTAGACAGTCAATCCGCGCCGTTTGCGTCATTCGTTTTGCGGCGCGTCATGGCCAAGCTTGCGATCAGAGACGCATGCCTTTGAACGGATTCCAGCCTTGTTCACCTTTCACTTCTTTCAGGTAGTACGCGTAGTTAGTCATGAGGGTGTACATCATCGACATCGCAACGTTCAGACCCATGCTCAACGGTCGTGGGAAATCCATGCCGATGACTGCGAAGATCACGCTCAATACGATATTGATCGCCAGGAAAATACCAAGCAGGGCAAGATTTTTCTTCCAGAGGCCCAAGACGAACAGGTAGATAGGGCCGAAGAAAAACGCGATCACGTTGGCGTTGATAAGTATTTTTTTCTTGACGCCGGGCAGCGTCTTGACGGCTTCCTTGTATCTCGGATCGTTTGGCGCACCATAGGTTTCAAAAAAATCAAAGCGTTCCTGCCATTTGGCACTGTGTTTACCGGTGCTTTGCACTTGTTCAGTTGTGCTCATTTCAAGGCTCCTGCTTCCATGAATAGTTTTTCTTTCTTTCAAGAAAATCCTGCGCTCTGTTCCAGAGCATTGATTGCCTTGATCTTCGACGAAGGGCTCGAGTGAGTCGCCTGAAGTATTTATTTTGCCGTTTTATAACCGTCGTTGTTGAATATTCCGCACGTGCAGCTTGAGCAGTCGTCCGGTCTGTGACGTGCTTCACTCTATTTCTTTAAACGATTTTCTACTAATCCGAGGCCAGCAAGTAGCCGGTCGCCGTCCGGTGCTTTTCAATTCAGTCCAGGTCTTTCTGGCTCGGCTCATTCAGGCGAGATAGATAACTGTTTTGCGCAAGGCCTGCGAGCTGTACTCGGCGCGCTATCGGGTCGCGTGCAGCCCGCTCGATAAAGGCTTGGTAAGCCTCACTTTCGCCTTGCGGATTGAATCAAGGTCAGGTCAGAAACCCAGCGCAGCCGCTTCCCCGAACGAATGATCCTGCAGTGCCGCCATAAAGTGCAGCGGCATTTTCTGTGGCGCCTCGATGGGGGGCAACTCGAAACTTCCCACCACCTGACCCTGAAGCGCACTCAGCCGTATCGACTCTTCTTCCTTTGCTTTTGCCATTCTCGCGTGGTTCGCTGCGATTTCACTAAGAGTTGACACGGTACATCTCCGTTTGCTGACCAAGCATTGATTGATTTGCCGCCGCGTCAGAATTACGTCGTTCTTGGCTGCTGAGACAGGCCAGTGCAAACCCTGAGCCAGGCATGGCCGCCTATCGAGCCCAATATTTAACAAGCGACGAATGGTGGGTCTACTAGCCAAAACCGCCGAGATAGACGCTCAACAATGCCGGGCAACATGACCACCATGCCTCAACGATAAGTCACTGATAATACAAACTGACCCCTTCGAACCATTGTTTTTCCGGGCACCCCGGCATTCTGGATGCCAACATCGATTACTCTGAATCGATTCCATAGGCTGCCGGTGCGGGTGTCGCTTTTTTAAACACGACGACCACGGCAATGCCGATCAGGCTGGTGGCGAAGGCCAGCAGCAAAATCACCTGTTGTGTGCCGATGGGTGCGGCCAACACTGCGACCAGCAGGCCTGCCAACGGTTGGGACAGGTTGTTGAGCAGCGTAATGACACCTACCGTCTTGCCGAAATCCTGGGGCGGAATGATTTGTTGGCGGATGCTGCGCATGTACACGTTGAACATCTTGTCGAAGCCGACGACCAGCAGGAGGCCGACCACATAGCCCCATGCGTGGGGGCTGAACGCCGTGATGAACGCACCAGCGACAATCAACGTGTACGACAGGATTCCCAGCAATTTCATGGGCAGCGTGACCCGCGCCAGGAAAAACAGAATGACGATGGTGGTCACGGCACCGGCTGCCTGCACGCCGGCGTAATAATCCTTACCGGCGCCGTATTGGCCGATGACCATGGCCGCCGAAGTGGCGAGGGTGACACCAATGATCAAGTTGACGCCCACTGCCAGACTGATGACCTTCTTCAGTTCCGCCAGGTTACGGATATGGCCGAAAGCGATGCGCAACGGGTTGAGCCAGAGATCGCGATGTTGCTCGAACGTTTCCAGGGTGACCGAACTGGTGCGCTGCCAGTACAGCATCGTCAGGTCCGCCAATAGGAACAGCCCGGCAATCGCCAATACCACCCAGTGCCACGCCCACACCTCGAGCATCAGCGCGGCGATCAGTGGGCCCAGTACCAATCCGGTCTGATCGGCAATTTGCGAGTAAGACAGGGTCTTGGTGTAGGTGTAGTGCTTGAAGATGTAAGGCATCACCACTTCCCGGGCCATGATGCCCTGGGTGGTCAGTACGCCACACAGTGCCGAGAGGGCCACGATCCAGTAGATGCCGCCAAAGATCGTGTACAAGACCACCGCCGCGACACACGCCACGGCGCGATAGACCTGGCTGATGTGCAGGATACGGATGGGCGAGAACTTATCGCACAGCGCGCCGCAGATCGGGAACGACAAGTAGCGCGGCAAGGATTCGACGAAGAAGGCCAGGCCCGCCCAGGACACGCTGTTGGTGGTCTGGAACACAATCAGCGGGACGATGAACAGCAGTATCTGGTCGGCCAGCCGGGAGAGAAACATTGAGGTGAAAAAGGCCAGGTAATCCTTGCGCATAGTGTTCTCGTGTCGAGGAACGGGGAGCCGGTTGATGCTCAATAGGCAGAGCCGGACGCGTCATTGAGGTTGTGTCGCTCATCGCCCTTCAGAGGCGGATTGAAGACGCTGACCAGAATCAGATCCTGGTCTTTTCCACCACGCAGGTAATGGCGGTCATGCTGGTCAAGTACATAGATATCGCCGGGGCGAATCGGGTACACGTTGCCCTCCATGTCTTCGATTTCACCCTCACCGGCAATGCAATAGCAGGCCTCGAGGTGGTTGCGATAGTGCAGCAATGACTCTGTCCCGGCGCGCACCACGGTATGGCACACGGTGTAGCCCATGCCGTCTTTTTCAGTCAGCAACCGATGGCTGGTGCCGGCTCCCCACTCGACGAAGTGGGCGGTTTTTTCGATGTCGGATTTATTGCGAACAAACATGCCTGTCTCCTTGGTGGTGTTACGGCGTGATCAGTGCATGGGGGCAGGCCGGCGCATCGAGGACAAAGTCGGCGTAGCCCAACATGGCACTGTCCCAATGGACGTCACGGTGTGCCACCATGGCCTGTAGGTCGCGCCATTGATGGTGAAGCGTGTTATCGCGGGTCATGGACGAGGCGCCCGCATGTTCGACCAGGCGCTGGATGGCTTGAAGACAAAGCCGCGCCACGTAGCTGCGATCACGCTTGAGCCGCAGCAGTTCGTCCATGGACAGCGACCGTCGTGTCTGACCGGATTCATGCAGCATGGACACCAGCGTCGTGTACAAGGCCGTCGCCGCGGACAGTTGCGCGGCGCTATGGGCCAGCCGTTCCCTGGCCGGTGCCGGGATTTTCTGCTGTCTCAGCGATTCGATATAACTGGCATAGGCCCCTTCGGCACAGCCCAGCACGGGCCCGAGAAGGGACGTGGTGATAAAAGGCACGATCGGTACGCTGTACAAGTAGTCGCCGGGTAATTCGCTTGTCCGGTGCGCGAAAATGTCTTCCAGGCGGAAGACCTGTTCGGCGGGCACCAGGACATTGCGCAGCAACACATCGTGCGAACCCGTGGCCGCCATGCCGCAGGTGTCCCACGTATCCAGTATTTCCACGTCGCGGGTCGACACCACCACCAGCATCCGTTCTGAACCGGGCGTGCCGTCGTGATCGGTCACGGGCGCATTGAGCAATAACCAAGTGGCTTGTTCGATACCCGAGCTGAAGCGCCAGGTGCCGTTGACTCTAGTACCGTCCGCGTCCGGCAATAACCGACTGTGGGGACCGACCGATGCGGAAGCAAATAGCTGCGGCCGACCATTCGCGAACAACCGGTGCTGGCATGCCCGGCTCAGGCGGCCCGCAATGGCAGCATGCCCCCCCACCAGGCTGATCATCCAGGCCGTCGAGGCGCACGCGCGGGCGGCCAGTCGGGAGGCTTCCATCAGCACGGGCCAGCCGGGCGTGTCCAAGGGCTCACGGCGAGGGGAGACCAGTTCAAGCAACCCATCGTCGAATAACTCGTCGAATGTCGCCTGGCTCAATGTTCGGTTCTGCTCGGCATCGGCCGCGCGCTGCTGCCAGCCTGCCAGGCGCTGTCGAACCCGCTCTACTGGCGTTGGTCGGATCGCCCCGTCGAGGCTGTGCCTGTCATTCTCAAGCATCGGCGCGTTCCTCTACGTGCGACCGCGGGGCGCAATTCACATAGCCTATGGCGCGAGCCTCGAAGCAAAACCCTTCAGGTTGGTGGCTCGGGCCCAGCACGTTGAGGAATTGCTCGAGTCGGGCCCCATCGTCCGTGGCAACGAACTCATAGAAATTCGTACTGTTCCACAGCAGGTAGACGTGTTTGAAATGACTGGATAGCGCTTCGACGAGCTCGTGCATCAGCACTTGGCCGTTTTGCATTTGCTCCAGCATCTGTTGGCGTTTCCAGTCGATCTCTTCTTGAGTGAAATAACGTGTCTTGAAGCAGTTGTCTTTCATCCGCTCACGCTCCAGGTACTGCCCGACATCCTCGTGGTTGAGCTTTTCAAGAAAAAACACCAGGGCGCCGGGTTTCAGCAATGGCTTGATGTGATTGACCTGGGCTTTGCGGTCGCGGGTATAAAACTGGAAGGCCGCGGTTTCATAGACGTAGTCAAACCCTTCCTTGAATCGCCCGTAAGGCTCTTCAGTGAACAGTCGGGATTGCAGGGTCAGGAACGACTGGGGATAGAACAGGGAGCGCGCCGGGTCGGCATGCCGGTCGAAGTGAGATTGGTTGGCTTTGTTGGGTGAGGTGGTGAAGGTGTTGATCAAGCCCCGGGAATGCGCGGCGAGTGCGCGCCCATTGCTGCCGTCAAAGGCATCAATCTCGAAAAAACTGAAGGGGCGGGGCTCAGTGGCCTGCCGGGCTAGTGAGAGCCGCGTGAGGGCGACGCCGACTCTCGCCATCTCTTCCAGGATGTACGGAACGCTCGCCAGGAAATGCAGGAACAGAGGGCCGGCGTCCGCCACCAGTTGGTCGTGGTAGGCCACGACATCGGTATCGGCCATGGTGTGCCGCAGATGGCTGGTCAACGACTGCGCCGGAACCTGGGTCGCACCCGTGGCCAGGCGATGGAAGTGATCGGCCAGATGCAGCATCGAGCTGCTTTTCAGGTCTTCGTCCGGGCTGAAAGAAATCGCCGGCTGTGTAACGTCCATTTTTATCGCTCCCTGATATCAGATCAGTCCATTGGCGGTGATTTTTCCCGAGTCGGTTTTCGGCAACGCATCCATGAATACGTATTGGGTTGGCACCATGTGCCAGTCCAGCGATGCCTGGCAGTGCTCCAACAGCATCTGCTCTGTTGTGTCCTGGCAATCAGCTTCCAGTACGACGCAAGCCTTGGGGACAAACCCGGCGGACTCGTCGGCGACGGGGACTACCACAACCTGTGCGACCGAGGGGTGGGACGCCAGGCATTGTTCGATTTCCCGGGGGTTCACTTTCCAGAGGTTGCGGGCAAACAGGTCGTCTTTCCGGCAAACGTAGTACAGATAACCTTGCGCGTCCCTCCGGAAGAAGTCGCCGGTCCGGTAATACCTGTCCCGGCCGAAACAGTCGTATTTGAATGCCTTGTCTGTCTCTTCAGGCATCTTCCAATATTCCAGCATCAAATAGTCGCTGCTCACTAGAAGTTCGCCGACCACTTCCGGTTGTGTAATCGGCTCATCATGTTCGTTAACGATCACGGCATACAAGCCTTTAAGCGGTTTGCCTACCGAGCCGGGGTACCGTGCAATATCGGCGGGCGGCAGATAACTGACTCGCTTGCATTCGGTAAGACCGTAGTTGGAAAAGATGTCGACGTTGGGAAGTGCCTGTCTTATTTGTTGAATGTGCCGTGGGTAAAGCGGTTGGCCACTGCTGGAGATATAACGAAGTGAGGGTAATTGCCGTTGCCAATGTTCGCCCATGCTTGCCAGCAGGAAAAATACCGGTGGGAAGACATGCAGGCCGGTCACCTGTTCCCGTCTGATCACTTCGAGCACGTCGTCCGCACAGTGCGCGGGTTGGCTCTCGATCACCGCAGTGCCGCCAAAGAACAACGGCATCATGATGTTGTAGACGCCGTAGTCGGAAGCCAGGGTTGAATAACTGAGGATGACATCGTTGGCGGTATTGCCCAGGTAATCGATCACGCTGGTGGCTGCCGCGATCATGATGGGGTGGTTGACCACCACGCCCTTGGGGTTGAAGGTGGATCCGGAGGTATAGAAGATCGAGGTTGGCAGGCGCTCGTTGATAATGGGAAGCGGTTGTTCCAGGTCTTCTGGAGTCAATGTTTCCAGGGCTCTCTCGAGGCTGGATGCGTCCGCCGGGAGGATCTGGCTCGCACCAAACACGAGGATTGTGTCCAGGTTCGCCGCCGAGGCCAGCGCCCCTGAATCCTCATGGCGATCAGTGAGCAATACCCGGGCATCGGTGTGCTCCAGTTGATACAGCAGTTTGCTGCGGTTGTAGGTGGGGTGCGTCGCGGCAGTGATTGCGCCTATTTTCAACACGCCCAGAAAAGCCGCGATCAGGTCCGCGCTGATCCGCGAGTACAGGGCCACACGGTCGCCGCGCTTGACGCCGTACTTGATCAACACGGCGGCGATCAATGTGGCGCGCTTTTCCAAGGCGTCATACCGGGTATGGACACCGTCGATCACCAGTGCTGATTTGGCAGGCGTACGGCAGGCGTTGTTCTCAAAAAAATGATGAAAAAGAGGCATCAGCGATCCCTTGCAATAATTGCCTGATATTTCAATTGAATCGATGGTTCACCGGGGCGGCGATACGCATAGGCGAGAACAGATATATACCTGTGCGATCGAGAAGAGTATGTAGAGGCGATAGGCATTGGGGTGCCGAGAGGCGGCATACGCGTGATCTCCTTATTATTTTTATTGCCGTCCATGATCAAGCTATAGCTTGAAGTTGGCCTGATAGTTCCATTCAGAAGTTTGACTG
Encoded proteins:
- a CDS encoding DUF3606 domain-containing protein, with the protein product MADDLSNRGPQDRSRISTSEEWEVRYWTKELGVTEDELKAAVKAVGSAVIDVRRQLKK
- a CDS encoding DUF2628 domain-containing protein, which codes for MSTTEQVQSTGKHSAKWQERFDFFETYGAPNDPRYKEAVKTLPGVKKKILINANVIAFFFGPIYLFVLGLWKKNLALLGIFLAINIVLSVIFAVIGMDFPRPLSMGLNVAMSMMYTLMTNYAYYLKEVKGEQGWNPFKGMRL
- a CDS encoding MFS transporter: MRKDYLAFFTSMFLSRLADQILLFIVPLIVFQTTNSVSWAGLAFFVESLPRYLSFPICGALCDKFSPIRILHISQVYRAVACVAAVVLYTIFGGIYWIVALSALCGVLTTQGIMAREVVMPYIFKHYTYTKTLSYSQIADQTGLVLGPLIAALMLEVWAWHWVVLAIAGLFLLADLTMLYWQRTSSVTLETFEQHRDLWLNPLRIAFGHIRNLAELKKVISLAVGVNLIIGVTLATSAAMVIGQYGAGKDYYAGVQAAGAVTTIVILFFLARVTLPMKLLGILSYTLIVAGAFITAFSPHAWGYVVGLLLVVGFDKMFNVYMRSIRQQIIPPQDFGKTVGVITLLNNLSQPLAGLLVAVLAAPIGTQQVILLLAFATSLIGIAVVVVFKKATPAPAAYGIDSE
- a CDS encoding ectoine synthase translates to MFVRNKSDIEKTAHFVEWGAGTSHRLLTEKDGMGYTVCHTVVRAGTESLLHYRNHLEACYCIAGEGEIEDMEGNVYPIRPGDIYVLDQHDRHYLRGGKDQDLILVSVFNPPLKGDERHNLNDASGSAY
- a CDS encoding acyl-CoA dehydrogenase C-terminal domain protein, producing the protein MLENDRHSLDGAIRPTPVERVRQRLAGWQQRAADAEQNRTLSQATFDELFDDGLLELVSPRREPLDTPGWPVLMEASRLAARACASTAWMISLVGGHAAIAGRLSRACQHRLFANGRPQLFASASVGPHSRLLPDADGTRVNGTWRFSSGIEQATWLLLNAPVTDHDGTPGSERMLVVVSTRDVEILDTWDTCGMAATGSHDVLLRNVLVPAEQVFRLEDIFAHRTSELPGDYLYSVPIVPFITTSLLGPVLGCAEGAYASYIESLRQQKIPAPARERLAHSAAQLSAATALYTTLVSMLHESGQTRRSLSMDELLRLKRDRSYVARLCLQAIQRLVEHAGASSMTRDNTLHHQWRDLQAMVAHRDVHWDSAMLGYADFVLDAPACPHALITP
- a CDS encoding class I adenylate-forming enzyme family protein; the protein is MPLFHHFFENNACRTPAKSALVIDGVHTRYDALEKRATLIAAVLIKYGVKRGDRVALYSRISADLIAAFLGVLKIGAITAATHPTYNRSKLLYQLEHTDARVLLTDRHEDSGALASAANLDTILVFGASQILPADASSLERALETLTPEDLEQPLPIINERLPTSIFYTSGSTFNPKGVVVNHPIMIAAATSVIDYLGNTANDVILSYSTLASDYGVYNIMMPLFFGGTAVIESQPAHCADDVLEVIRREQVTGLHVFPPVFFLLASMGEHWQRQLPSLRYISSSGQPLYPRHIQQIRQALPNVDIFSNYGLTECKRVSYLPPADIARYPGSVGKPLKGLYAVIVNEHDEPITQPEVVGELLVSSDYLMLEYWKMPEETDKAFKYDCFGRDRYYRTGDFFRRDAQGYLYYVCRKDDLFARNLWKVNPREIEQCLASHPSVAQVVVVPVADESAGFVPKACVVLEADCQDTTEQMLLEHCQASLDWHMVPTQYVFMDALPKTDSGKITANGLI